The genomic DNA TACCCACGACTTTTCTGCCGGACTGCTTGGCCTCATAGATTTCCTTGATCCTGAGGCCATGAATTTCCGAGATGACGAAGTCAAAGTACTCCATCCCTTTGGGCCTTCCTTTCTGGGAGAGGTAAATGTTCTTGTACCCTTCGGTCAATACCCCCAGAAGTCCTGCATGATTTTCCAGATTTAAACCCAGATTCTTCCACATCTCGGTATAATCACTCATTTTGCCTCCTTCCTCCACTATGATTCTCAAACCTATCATTTTTATTCTGAATGGTTGACAGGCAATAAGCAAATTGATAATATTAATAAATACGATTAAATCTATCGTTATTTTCGATGGACTTTATATGAACCTTAAACAATTGGAAGTATTTCTGGCCGTGGCTGAAACCGGCAGCTTTTCCCGGGCAGCAGAGATAACCTTTATCACCCAGTCCACTGTGAGTCAGCACATCTCCTCCCTGGAATCGGAATTTGATCTGAAACTCCTGGACAGGACGGGCAAAGGCGTCTTTCCCACAGAAGGGGGAAAGATACTGCTGGAACACGCCCGGCAAATCATTTCAAAGGCAAGAGAAATCCCCCTTGCCTTGAAACGGTTTAAAGGTCTGGAGGATGCTGTTGTAAAAATGGGGGCAAGCAATATTCCGGGGAATTACATGATCCCCGCGGCCCTCCCCTTATTTCTAAAGCGTTACTCCGGAGTGACTTTTACCCTTCTGCAGGGTGACAGCAGGGAGACTCTGGATCGTCTCCAAAAGGAAGAGATCGAAATCGGAATTGTCGGCAGTCTTTTCGATGATGAGGATGTATCTTTTCTCCCATTGGGCCGCGATAAAATCGCCCTGGTAGTCAAAAGAGATCATCGGTGGGCGCGGAAAAAGCAGATTTCCTTGAACGAATTGCTGGAGGAGAAGTATATTGTGCGGGAAGCCGGGTCCGGGACAGAAAAGACGGTCCGGGAGGCCCTTGTAAAGGCCGGTATAAAACCTGCACAGATGAAGGTTCAAGCAAGCCTCGGCAG from Deltaproteobacteria bacterium includes the following:
- a CDS encoding selenium metabolism-associated LysR family transcriptional regulator, which encodes MNLKQLEVFLAVAETGSFSRAAEITFITQSTVSQHISSLESEFDLKLLDRTGKGVFPTEGGKILLEHARQIISKAREIPLALKRFKGLEDAVVKMGASNIPGNYMIPAALPLFLKRYSGVTFTLLQGDSRETLDRLQKEEIEIGIVGSLFDDEDVSFLPLGRDKIALVVKRDHRWARKKQISLNELLEEKYIVREAGSGTEKTVREALVKAGIKPAQMKVQASLGSNEAVKQAVVSGIGAAFISEMSIKKELAQGDVATVKIKGLTISRRFYLISRLGRDLSPPARAFFNLLLEMYGDDK